The Hevea brasiliensis isolate MT/VB/25A 57/8 chromosome 1, ASM3005281v1, whole genome shotgun sequence genome has a window encoding:
- the LOC110664690 gene encoding putative phytosulfokines 6, with amino-acid sequence MKQHLSHTVLLLVLLFLFYSSKLSAHPMISKQEQEQVNFNAMTSQDSIVEVDSSSELLMGSEVCETGDEECFKRRLVSEAHLDYIYTQHHKP; translated from the exons ATGAAGCAACATCTTTCCCACACTGTTCTTCTCCTCgtccttcttttccttttttattcTTCAAAATTGTCAGCACATCCCATGATAAGTAAACAAG AGCAAGAGCAGGTAAACTTCAATGCAATGACCAGCCAGGACTCTATTGTGGAAGTGGACAGCAGTAGTGAATTG CTAATGGGTTCTGAGGTCTGTGAAACTGGTGATGAAGAATGTTTCAAGAGAAGATTAGTCTCAGAGGCTCATTTGGACTACATCTACACCCAGCACCACAAGCCTTGA